The sequence below is a genomic window from Nakaseomyces glabratus chromosome F, complete sequence.
TGTTTATGAGAATTAAATAATTCTTGTTTTAGTTCTGTAATCTGTTTTTGCGATTCGACTTCGATTTCGTCAGCTAAAGTTTGTAAGCGCTTTAATTTATCCATTTCAGTTGCTTGTTGATCAACTAGATCAATTAGTTCGGTATTTTCTATGGTTAACCTAGTCACTATATGTTCATTACTGACACTTTCGAAGCTTTGATCAATGATTTCAGTAGTATCATTGTCACTAGTATTTAAATTATCTCTTGTAAGGCTTTCCTTGCTCGCATTATCTGATTTAATAACTTTCTCTAGCTTGTCAACCTCTTCCCTCAAACGTCTATTCTCCTCCTTTACATCAAATACACTAAGTATATGTTCTGATTCAGCGGCGTTCAATGAGTATTTTTGCTCATAATAACTTAGCAGCTTAGTTAGGCGATCATTTTCAACCTTAAGTAATTGCAACTGATGTGATAGTTGCGACGTTTTATCCAGCGAGTCCTGCTCGCGTAGAGTTAGCTTCTCCACAATGTCTTGTAGCTCCCTACATTGCTCGCCTCTCTTTGTAGCCACGGCTTGCAACTCTTCTCTGTCACGCACTTGCTCAATATATTGCGACAGTTTGGCTTCCAGCACTGCTATGATGTTCTTCAACCGGTGAGTCTCGCTCTGTGTTGCCGATAGCTGCAACTGGTGGGCTCTGCAGAACAGGCCATAGTTGCCGTCGCTCTTGCTTGTGGTGAAGTACTGGCGTCCTTGCACAGCTCCATTGTTCTTGCCGAAGGGCTGGTCCAGCTCCAGCCCGTACCACGTCCCAGTTGCGAAATCCGTGGTGCCGATGAACTTCACCGTGGCTGAGTGTCCATTGACTATGACATTGTCGCCTATGCTGGCCATTTGGAGGTGCTGTGGATGTCTGCAGTTTGGTATCCATTGTTTGCCAATGCTATTGTTTTGGCACCGTTCTTTTTTTGGCTTGAAAAGTTACAAGTTTTGCGATGAGTAGTGAATATATGTTGAATATGCTCTATAAAGAAATGCTAATACGTAAAAGAAAAGGGTATAAACGTCAAAACTATTAAAAATGCAGGATCGGTGGTCGTTAAGATCGTTGTCATGGGCCTACTTTGAGAAGCCATCGATGATGATAAAGCCCTGGACGATGTAGAATGCGCCCACTAGGTAACGCCAAGAGAAGGGCTGGCTGTTGAAGAGCACGTCGCTTAGCATTGCCAGTGGGATGGACATGGTGAGTCCCGTAGTGACCACGAGGGGTGATTTCAAGGTCATCACTGCTTTTGCCCAGCAGAAGTTCGAGATGAAGGACAGTGCGCAGTTGAACAGGATCAGCATGTATATGGCAGAAGTTGGGGGCAGCTCCAGTGGCTCCTGTTGGATGTACTTGTTGTACACAAAGTAGAGTGGCCAGCACGTACACAGTGTGAACAACCCGATGAGGCCAAACACGAGGTTCATGTTGTACTTCTGCACAAGTCTCTCGCGGCTCTTGAACAGAGTAGTGTATCCACCGTACACGAGGGCGCCGGCGAGGGCCAGTCCGTCGCCTATGAAGGAGCGGCCCGTGGAAGCCGAGGGCAGCTGGAAGTCGGACATTGTGACCAAGTACACGCCGATGAAAGACGAGAACAGACCGAGCAGCTTCCTCCCAGTGAACAGTTCGATGCCCACCAGGGCTCCGATCGCCATGGtgaagaaagaggaagTGGAGGACAGGATTGTCTGCGAGGCGACACTCGTGTACGCCAAGGAGCTGTTTGTGAAGAAGTTCGCCAAGAACCACAGGATTGCGAACAGGAAAGTCAGCAGTATCAGCCTGCCGTTGTTGTTTGTGGCAGGTTCTTGCAGAATAGTACCGTACGTGTGCTTCTCCATAAGACAGGACTCCTCGTCACAGTCCTTAGGACTGTGACTCGGAGTCCATATGAAGTAAAGTGGCAGGTACAGCACCAGGGAGGACATGTTTATGTATGTCATCAGGAAGGGCTTCTGGTACACGTCCATCACTCGCCCGGTAACGAACGAGGACATCACCCAGGAAACCACCACAACACCAAGATACGCTAGTCCTGACATTGTTATTGTAGTTATAGTTGTAGTTATGattgtagttgtagttgtagttatGATTGATGTTGTAGTTATGATTGTAGCTGTAATTGCAATTTCTGATATTTGTCGATGGTTATATATGAAGAGATGAGGGCTCCACCACACTTTTTCTCGGGGAGAGATCGATCTCTGTGGCTCAAGCGAAACACCGATAAAAACACACAGACAACGCCGCACAACAGCACAACAGCACAACAGCACAACTCGCAACACCCTCCCCCCTCCCTCAGTTTGACACATTTCCCTTTTGGGACACGGCATCCGCACAGCTTACAGTGCCGGTCCTGCGGGGCTGTCTGAGCTAATGTAGAAAAGCAACACAGAAAGACCCGTAGAGAATGGAGAGAcgaaaaatgaaaaaattgaaaattgaaaagtgTGTATAATGTTGTACGTTATATCATGTGATAATGTGATATACGGTGATCACGTTTAATATACTGTATCACGTATATCACATGGTTACCGTACATAGTAGTATTTCTATAACCCTCATCACTGCAGTCGCAGTTCCTCTCAGTCCCTCTCAGTCTCAGTCCTCACACTCACACTAACAGTAATGTCTAAACTAATAATAAAGTGAAGTAGACAGGATTGGTATAGCCCTGGGACTTCATTTAAGAGCTTAGGACATAGCCACCGAATAGATAAGCAAAGCACAATATGCCTAGGTATGACCACTTGTCGAAGGCCGGATCGCGGTTCTTGAAGCACCTGGAGAATGTGCCCAAGAGAGGGCAGCGGAGAGCTGAGCAGTTCATGAACAAAGCGTTGCCAGAGTTTGTCAGGCCAAACAACAGGACTGTGCCCGAGGAGCAGCGGTTTGCCGATGAGACGCACTGGAAGTTTGTTCCCGGGGACCGTGTGGTGATCACGCATGGGAAGTACAAGGGCACCGTTGCGGTGATCAAGGACCTGGAAGTCGCTACAAACAGCTTTATACTGGACGGAAACGGGCCCTCGCGGAAAGTGCCCGTGGCCAAGCAGTACTGGCTTGAGAACCAGTCCACACACATGCTCTCTTTGCCTGTGTCCTTGAAGCGCAAGCACTTGAAGTTGCTCGCGGATATAGACGACCCGGCCAACCCGGGGCAGACAAAGACCGTCGCGGTCAAGGACGTTACGTTCGACGCCGGTACTTACTACGACAAGGACCGCAAGAAAGTCATGCCTTACAGATGTGTCGTCGGCAGACCGGACCTCGTGGTGCCTTGGCCCACCCCGGAACCCAAGCCAGATGGCGTCCTGGGAACAGAGCCCAAGCTGGCAAGACAGCAGACTTTCTGGGTGGACACCATTGTCAGGAACTCGATTCCAAAGAACGCATTCCTGACATTGCGTAACCCTCACTCTAAgtacaagaagaagctgctgACCGCCAAGGATATCGCCAAGCTGGTGGCCCCTAAGATGCCATTGTCCGAcaccaagaagaagttcttagaagagaaagagatgCTGGCTAAGCGCGAAAAACCACAGCTGACAGAGGCAGACATAGAACTGATCGGAAGCAGAGTCAAGGAATTCTTGGAGACCGCAAAGCAATAAGAATCTCACTTGCCCCGCTCTTCATCAATCTAATCCCCTCTgttcaaaaaatttcagtaTATAAAGCAAGAAAGGTGGATTGCCAGCAGCCACTGATCTTCACGTTAATATTCACGTAATTGGTATTGTTAGACTCATATAACCACCTGTACATAACATCATAATAATTACATCACATACAAGCTTTATGCGGTGCATAAATTGCATtaattggaaaagaaaaatgaaaacttttCTGATTCTTATATCGAAGCTGTTGATTCACAGATCTATCTTATATACAAGTaatgaagttgaaaaataaatacaataatgTGAGTGCAAAACGTACATCTAAGGAGTggaaaataattaaaatagAGAAAACTAGAATTATTCGGATCATTTCAACTTTGGATTTTCTGAGTCTTCAAAAAGCCAATCCCAACGGTTCTTTTTATGCAAGATAGCAAGAATCAAAACGGCTGGAAGATGTAAGACACTTGCAAAGAATGCCTTCCTTGCATATACATTTGCAGTGGCTAAGCCTTCATTGAACTTCACACGGTCATTCTTAATCTTGGAAGAGTAGTTCAGTCTTTGTTGCATGTAGAATTTAAAAGACCACAAACATAGCCAAGCGTTGACCAGACCAGAATCAATCTGATAATACCAATCAGTAATATTGAAGTAAGACAATCCAAAGCACAATGGGAACATCAATAATGAATATCTTAAGGCTACCCGCGCATTAAGTAGAGGATTTTTCCAGGCCGTCATGACATAGCCTGCATTTTTATACTCGTTTCTAATATTGTGACTCAATGTATTGAAATGGGGAAACTGCCAAGCATAAAGCAGACCCGCTAAACACCATGAGCCTGGGTGTGTCAATGGGCTTGCAGCAGCCCAACCCATTAGTGGAGGAATAGCGCCCACCAGAGCACCAACCCatgtatttattatatgctttcttttcaatgaCGTGTAGATCCACGAATAAAGGgcaatatttgat
It includes:
- a CDS encoding DMT family transporter (CAGL0F03641g~Has domain(s) with predicted integral component of membrane localization): MPCPKREMCQTEGGGRVLRVVLLCCCAVVRRCLCVFIGVSLEPQRSISPREKVWWSPHLFIYNHRQISEIAITATIITTTSIITTTTTTIITTTITTITMSGLAYLGVVVVSWVMSSFVTGRVMDVYQKPFLMTYINMSSLVLYLPLYFIWTPSHSPKDCDEESCLMEKHTYGTILQEPATNNNGRLILLTFLFAILWFLANFFTNSSLAYTSVASQTILSSTSSFFTMAIGALVGIELFTGRKLLGLFSSFIGVYLVTMSDFQLPSASTGRSFIGDGLALAGALVYGGYTTLFKSRERLVQKYNMNLVFGLIGLFTLCTCWPLYFVYNKYIQQEPLELPPTSAIYMLILFNCALSFISNFCWAKAVMTLKSPLVVTTGLTMSIPLAMLSDVLFNSQPFSWRYLVGAFYIVQGFIIIDGFSK
- the MRPL40 gene encoding mitochondrial 54S ribosomal protein YmL40 (CAGL0F03663g~Ortholog(s) have structural constituent of ribosome activity and mitochondrial large ribosomal subunit localization) encodes the protein MPRYDHLSKAGSRFLKHLENVPKRGQRRAEQFMNKALPEFVRPNNRTVPEEQRFADETHWKFVPGDRVVITHGKYKGTVAVIKDLEVATNSFILDGNGPSRKVPVAKQYWLENQSTHMLSLPVSLKRKHLKLLADIDDPANPGQTKTVAVKDVTFDAGTYYDKDRKKVMPYRCVVGRPDLVVPWPTPEPKPDGVLGTEPKLARQQTFWVDTIVRNSIPKNAFLTLRNPHSKYKKKLLTAKDIAKLVAPKMPLSDTKKKFLEEKEMLAKREKPQLTEADIELIGSRVKEFLETAKQ